A stretch of DNA from Candidatus Bathyarchaeota archaeon:
CACTATGCCTTCAGAGGATGAGTACCCGTTGAAACCCTCCTTCACCGCCTTGAATAACGCCTGCTTAACGTGCTCCGGCGTGTCGAATCCAAATTTCACTGGGTCACCAATGTTGAGATAAATTATTTCTTTGCCTTTCTTTTCCAGCTTCCTAGCGTAAGGGATGACGTCTCTAATGGCGTATTCAATGGCGCTTACTCTTTCAGTAACCCGCATTTTTCACAACCGTTTGAAGTGTTGTTGTCGGGTTTTAAAGCCTTTTTTACTCAATTCGGGAACATGCCTTGCATTAGATGATTAGTTTCTCAGGTTCCACCCTACGTTGGGTGATGCTCAAGTCGCTGACCTTGAACTTCTTGTCTCCATAAAGCACAGCGTACTCTTCTCCGGCGTATAGAGACGCTGCGATTCTGCCAATGGCATCTGCTTTCATGTTTCCGCTTCCACTGGCACCTCCAACTATCAGTAGGTCGTTCTCCTCGAAAATAACTGGTTGTCCATCAAGCGTGTTCATTGCATATTGGCCAGCCCACGATGTGAACGGTTGACTTCCAGCAAACTGTGGGAAATACTTGATGGCAACTTGGTAGATTCCGTACTGGTAATAGTTCTCCTCCGGTTGAGGCTCATCTTCAAGTTTGAACGCTCTTGGGAATTCGTCACCATAGCTGAACCAGAAAGCGTTCTCCTCAGGCGCAGGCTTAAGATAGACCCTTGGCTTGGGCAAGATGGTGAACGGCATGCAACCTTCAGGGTTGAATCCCTTGGCCCATAGCAGTTCCTTAAGCGCATTTGTTTCGGCTCTCACAGAGAAAAGTTGCCTCTTTTTCGGCTTTATGTGGACATCTATACCGACTGAGTCAAGGAGCGCGGCTGTCCAAGCGCCCGCTGCTACAATGGTTTTCTTAGCTTTGATAGTACCCCGGTTCGTTTTGACTCCTGACGCTGTTGAATCCTGCCAGAAATATGGTTCACCAGGAATTCCTAAAGGTTCATGTGGTTCAACAATAATGCTCTCAACCTTTGTGTTATATCGAATTTCACCGCCCAATCTTTTGAACTCTGACTCGTAGAAGTTGACAAGGGAGTCAATGTCTATTGACCCAGCTTTTGGAATTAAAACTCCTACGTCTACGTCTGCCAAGCCCATTAGCTTAGAATCTTCATCTTTCGTGACGTGAGTCCTAAGCTTTAGCTTTTCAGATAATTCATGTGCATCATACACTTTATATTCTAGGCCTTTTTCAGCCATAACCTTTAACACTGGTTCAGCCCATCGGTAATCTTCGTTGCTGAAGAGCCACAGGTAGCCAATCCACTTCAACTTCAAGTCCACGCCGAGGTCTTTCTGAACGTGTTTGAAACACTCAATTGTTGTGTCAACAAGTGCAAGATTCGTTTGCGAGTAGAAGAAGCTTCTGAACATAGCTGCACTTTTGGCCGTGTTTCCCTGACCAGCGGCGCCCATCTTATCAACCACGAGAATTCTTTTCTCAGGTTTCATTTTCTTAATGTAATAAGCAGTAGACAGCCCTAGAAGACCAGCACCGACGACAACCGCGTCATACTCGGCCATGTCATATATCCCTTCGAAAGTATCGTGCAATAACCGTTAATTGTCGTCAATCCTTAAGAAAATATGGCGTTAAGCTTTCCCCATAAATTTTACTAGTAACACATAGTCTGCTGGTGTTGCACTGTTTAAGGAATTCTGTATGTGTAAGTTGCCTCATAGCCTTCAGA
This window harbors:
- a CDS encoding FAD-binding oxidoreductase — its product is MAEYDAVVVGAGLLGLSTAYYIKKMKPEKRILVVDKMGAAGQGNTAKSAAMFRSFFYSQTNLALVDTTIECFKHVQKDLGVDLKLKWIGYLWLFSNEDYRWAEPVLKVMAEKGLEYKVYDAHELSEKLKLRTHVTKDEDSKLMGLADVDVGVLIPKAGSIDIDSLVNFYESEFKRLGGEIRYNTKVESIIVEPHEPLGIPGEPYFWQDSTASGVKTNRGTIKAKKTIVAAGAWTAALLDSVGIDVHIKPKKRQLFSVRAETNALKELLWAKGFNPEGCMPFTILPKPRVYLKPAPEENAFWFSYGDEFPRAFKLEDEPQPEENYYQYGIYQVAIKYFPQFAGSQPFTSWAGQYAMNTLDGQPVIFEENDLLIVGGASGSGNMKADAIGRIAASLYAGEEYAVLYGDKKFKVSDLSITQRRVEPEKLII